A single region of the Neotabrizicola shimadae genome encodes:
- a CDS encoding carbohydrate kinase family protein — translation MRYDYVSVGFYTFDCLGWPVSEIPSGGGTVFINDLTMAVSGAAGTAAIVAAKLGLTTLAVGGYGQDMMGDWAVSRLESFGIDTSGLQRLNGVPTSSSIVLTRADGSRPALHLKGATGHFVVKPEDFDAVTDTRVFHLGGVGLMDAMDGPRNAALMAHAKKRGCITTVDIFAGSAADLPDVDAVLPYTDYFIPSVEEAHALTGMTDLDDMAAFFMNRGAQACVFTLGGDGAYYRDRNGLTFRIPAFSIDVVCTCGCGDVFNAGFAAGLLNGMSPQDSVRLAQASSALNATGLGSQAGVVSLPDTLAFMRACSVKAA, via the coding sequence ATGCGCTATGACTATGTCTCGGTCGGATTCTACACCTTCGATTGCCTCGGCTGGCCGGTGTCGGAGATCCCGTCGGGCGGCGGCACGGTGTTCATCAACGACCTGACGATGGCAGTCTCCGGTGCGGCCGGGACGGCGGCCATCGTCGCGGCAAAGCTTGGCCTGACGACGCTTGCCGTTGGCGGATATGGCCAAGACATGATGGGCGATTGGGCGGTGTCCCGGCTGGAAAGCTTTGGCATCGACACCTCTGGCCTGCAGCGGCTGAACGGCGTGCCTACGTCGTCCTCAATAGTGCTGACCCGTGCCGACGGCTCGCGCCCCGCGCTGCACTTGAAGGGGGCGACCGGGCATTTCGTGGTGAAGCCCGAGGATTTCGACGCCGTGACGGACACCCGCGTGTTCCACCTGGGCGGTGTTGGGCTGATGGACGCGATGGATGGCCCGCGCAACGCAGCGCTGATGGCCCATGCGAAGAAGCGCGGATGCATCACCACCGTCGACATCTTCGCCGGCTCTGCCGCCGACCTGCCGGATGTGGATGCCGTGCTACCCTACACCGATTACTTCATCCCATCGGTCGAGGAAGCCCATGCCCTGACCGGCATGACCGATCTTGACGACATGGCCGCCTTCTTCATGAACCGCGGCGCACAGGCCTGCGTCTTCACTTTGGGGGGCGACGGTGCCTATTACCGCGACCGCAACGGGCTGACCTTCCGCATCCCCGCCTTCTCGATCGACGTGGTCTGCACCTGCGGCTGCGGCGACGTGTTCAACGCGGGCTTTGCCGCTGGCCTTCTGAACGGCATGTCGCCGCAGGATTCGGTGCGCCTTGCCCAGGCCTCCTCGGCGCTAAACGCCACCGGGCTTGGCAGCCAGGCAGGTGTCGTCTCGCTGCCCGATACGCTGGCGTTCATGCGTGCCTGCTCGGTCAAGGCGGCCTGA
- a CDS encoding sugar-binding transcriptional regulator, whose amino-acid sequence MTVVDVNDDVKTRIAWLYYVEGMTQDEVANLVGMNRSRVLRILAAARQDGTVQIRVTTRMSRCVELERMLEDRWNLTRAIVVPEPQDPNALRAIIGAEVGAYMSQTVAANMTIGLGWGKTLTSGVPAIEPRAADGVKVLAMLGGLTRVSSINPSEFAWRVADRLSAECYMLAAPVYAPDKRTRDALMGHPGIAEVFARAQSLDMAVVSVGDLTPHSVFSEYGLLTRDEIASLEAAGAVGDLLCHFIDAEGNVIDHPVNERVLALNPLSLRGTRQIVLASGGWHKLTVIRAALKLLRPTVLIVNELVAERLAVETR is encoded by the coding sequence GTGACGGTTGTTGACGTGAACGACGATGTGAAGACCCGGATCGCCTGGCTCTATTATGTCGAGGGCATGACGCAGGACGAGGTGGCGAACCTCGTCGGCATGAACCGCTCGCGCGTGCTGCGCATCCTCGCTGCTGCGCGCCAGGACGGCACGGTGCAGATCCGCGTGACCACGCGCATGTCGCGCTGCGTGGAACTGGAGCGGATGCTGGAAGACCGCTGGAACCTGACCCGCGCCATCGTGGTGCCGGAACCGCAAGACCCGAACGCCCTGCGCGCCATCATCGGGGCCGAGGTCGGCGCCTACATGTCGCAGACCGTGGCCGCGAACATGACCATCGGCCTTGGCTGGGGCAAGACGCTCACCTCGGGCGTGCCGGCCATCGAACCGCGCGCCGCCGATGGCGTGAAGGTGCTGGCTATGCTGGGCGGCCTGACCCGCGTCTCCTCGATAAACCCGTCGGAATTCGCCTGGCGTGTGGCTGACCGGCTGTCCGCCGAATGCTACATGCTGGCCGCGCCGGTCTATGCCCCCGACAAGCGCACCCGCGACGCGCTGATGGGCCATCCCGGCATCGCCGAGGTCTTCGCCCGCGCGCAATCGCTCGATATGGCCGTGGTCTCGGTGGGCGACCTGACGCCCCATTCGGTCTTTTCCGAATACGGCCTTCTCACCCGCGACGAGATCGCCTCGCTGGAAGCCGCTGGCGCGGTGGGCGACCTGCTCTGCCATTTCATCGACGCCGAGGGCAACGTCATCGACCACCCGGTGAACGAGCGGGTGCTGGCGCTGAACCCTCTCTCCTTGCGCGGCACGCGACAGATCGTGCTGGCCTCGGGCGGCTGGCACAAGCTGACCGTGATCCGCGCCGCGCTGAAGCTGCTGCGCCCGACGGTGCTGATCGTCAACGAACTGGTGGCCGAGCGGCTAGCGGTGGAGACGCGGTAA